The Fodinibius saliphilus genomic interval GTCAATCAAGACCGGTATATCTTTTTCGTGAGCTGCCGCAATCATCTTTTTAACGGGATGTACTGTACCAAGGGCATTCGAGACATGCCCCATAGCAACAATTGCCGTATTCTCATTCAATTTTTGCAGATATTCATCCCAAATAAGCTCACCGGCATCATTAACCGGTGCAACAACAACCTTGGCCCCTTTTTGTTCAGCAATAATTTGCCAAGGAACAATATTAGCATGGTGCTCAATTTCAGATATGAGGATTTCATCCCCCTTTTCAATAAATTGTGACCCAAAACTATGGGCAACCAAGTTGATAGAATCTGTGGTACCAGTTGTGTAGATGATTTCCTCTTCATGCTCGGCATTAATTAAGGTTTTAACCCGTTTGCGAGCTAATTCATAGGCATCTGTTGCTTTTTGGCTGAGAGTATGAATGCCACGATGAACATTAGCATGCTCATTTCTATGGTAATTATCCATACGTTCAGCTACACAAGCCGGCATCTGGCTCGAAGCTGCATTATCAAGATACACTAATGGATTCCCTTTCACCTGCTGTTTAAGCACATGGAAATCGTCACGAATTTTACTAAAATCCGTTTTCTCTTCTGATATTGATGGTGCAGCTTCTGCCATAATTTTTAAACCGTTAATTCAGAGTCGAGCTGACGCTTGGTAAAGTTCCGAACTTCTTCTACCAATAGATTTTGTACAGAGTCAACGGTGATGTTTTCAATTGTCTCAAGTGCAAATGCATAGATCAACAGTTCTCGGGCCTGCTGTTCGTTAAGTCCACGACTTTTCAGATAAAACAGTTCATCTTTCTCTAACTGTCCTACTGTAGCTCCGTGAGTACAAACAACGTCATCTGCAAAAATCTCAAGCTGGGGCTTGGTATTCACCAATCCTTTGCGAGAAAGCAGAAGGTTCCGATTTTCCTGGAAAGAGTCGATCTTCTGAGCATCTCGTTGAACAAAAATCTTGCCGTTAAACACAGAATGTGCCTTACCATTAATCACGCACTTATGCAGCTGGTGGCTTTCGGCATGAGAGAACCGGTGATCCATCACAGAGTGTGTATCAGAAACCTGTTCTCCGTCAATTAGAACTAGGCCATCTACCGTAAATTCGACTTCTTCATCACGTTGAGAGATGCGCGGTTCATTTCGGGAAAGTTTTGCACCTCGTGTA includes:
- a CDS encoding cysteine desulfurase, whose amino-acid sequence is MAEAAPSISEEKTDFSKIRDDFHVLKQQVKGNPLVYLDNAASSQMPACVAERMDNYHRNEHANVHRGIHTLSQKATDAYELARKRVKTLINAEHEEEIIYTTGTTDSINLVAHSFGSQFIEKGDEILISEIEHHANIVPWQIIAEQKGAKVVVAPVNDAGELIWDEYLQKLNENTAIVAMGHVSNALGTVHPVKKMIAAAHEKDIPVLIDGAQAIPHSPVDVQDLDADFYAFSAHKMCGPTGFGILYGKKKYLEEMPPYRSGGDMIDKVSFKETTFNVIPHKFEAGTPPIVAGVGFAETIDYLSSIGMERIAAYEQELLEYGTEQLLSIDGLKLIGTAEEKASVLSFVFDDIHATDIGTILDQQGIAIRTGHHCAQPAMRRFNVPATARASISFYNNKEDIDRLVEGIKKAKTIF